A stretch of the Mycobacterium shigaense genome encodes the following:
- a CDS encoding adenylosuccinate synthase has product MPAIVLIGAQWGDEGKGKATDLLGGRVQWVVRYQGGNNAGHTVVLPTGENFALHLIPSGVLTPGVTNVIGNGVVIDPGVLLDELKGLEDRGVDTSKLLISADAHLLLPYHVAIDKVTERYMGNKKIGTTGRGIGPCYQDKIARQGIRVADVLDPELLTHKVEGALELKNQILVKIYNRKALDPHQVVDALLRQAEGFKHRIADTRLLLNEALEAGEIVLLEGSQGTLLDVDHGTYPYVTSSNPTAGGAAVGSGIGPTRITTVLGILKAYTTRVGSGPFPTELFDENGEYLSKTGGEFGVTTGRRRRTGWFDAVIARYATRVNGITDYFLTKLDVLSSLETVPVCVGYTVDGSRTDEMPMTQSELHRAQPIYEELPGWWEDISAAREFDDLPAKARDYVLRLEELAGAHVSCIGVGPGRDQTIVRRDILAARP; this is encoded by the coding sequence ATGCCGGCAATCGTCCTCATCGGCGCCCAATGGGGTGACGAGGGCAAAGGTAAGGCCACTGACCTGCTTGGTGGCCGCGTGCAGTGGGTGGTGCGGTATCAGGGCGGCAACAACGCCGGGCACACGGTCGTCTTGCCGACCGGCGAGAACTTCGCGCTGCACCTGATTCCGTCGGGGGTGCTGACGCCCGGGGTCACCAACGTCATCGGCAACGGCGTGGTGATTGATCCCGGTGTGCTGCTCGACGAGCTGAAGGGCCTCGAGGACCGCGGCGTGGACACCTCCAAGCTGCTGATCTCCGCCGACGCGCACCTGCTGCTGCCCTACCACGTCGCCATCGACAAGGTCACCGAGCGCTACATGGGCAACAAGAAGATCGGCACGACCGGCCGCGGCATCGGGCCGTGCTACCAGGACAAGATCGCCCGCCAGGGCATCCGGGTCGCCGACGTGCTCGACCCCGAGCTGCTCACCCACAAGGTCGAAGGCGCGCTGGAACTGAAAAACCAGATCCTGGTCAAGATCTACAACCGCAAGGCGCTGGATCCCCACCAGGTGGTCGACGCGCTGCTGCGCCAGGCCGAGGGCTTCAAGCACCGCATCGCCGACACCCGGCTGCTGCTCAACGAAGCGCTCGAGGCCGGCGAGATCGTGCTGCTGGAGGGGTCGCAGGGCACGCTGCTCGACGTCGATCACGGCACATATCCCTATGTGACGTCGTCGAATCCGACGGCGGGCGGCGCGGCCGTCGGGTCCGGGATCGGCCCGACCCGGATTACCACCGTGCTGGGAATCCTCAAGGCCTACACGACGCGGGTGGGCTCGGGCCCCTTCCCCACGGAGTTGTTCGACGAGAACGGCGAGTACCTGTCCAAGACCGGCGGTGAGTTCGGGGTCACCACCGGGCGCCGCCGGCGCACCGGCTGGTTCGACGCCGTCATCGCGCGCTATGCCACCCGGGTCAACGGCATCACCGACTACTTCCTGACCAAGCTCGACGTGCTGTCCAGCCTGGAGACCGTGCCGGTGTGCGTCGGTTATACGGTCGACGGTTCCCGCACCGACGAGATGCCGATGACCCAAAGCGAGCTGCACCGCGCCCAGCCGATCTATGAGGAGCTGCCGGGCTGGTGGGAGGACATCTCAGCGGCCCGGGAGTTCGACGACCTGCCCGCCAAGGCGCGCGACTATGTGTTGCGGTTGGAAGAGCTTGCGGGAGCCCATGTTTCGTGCATCGGTGTGGGCCCCGGCCGGGATCAGACCATCGTGCGCCGCGACATCCTGGCGGCGCGCCCGTGA
- a CDS encoding PaaI family thioesterase, which yields MTDAARDPKELDPEYEHHGGFPEYGVANPGPGFGRFVAAMRRLQDLAVSADPPDEVWDDAADRVVALTELLGPFQALEGQAPSGRAPGLPGMGSLLLPPWTLTRYQPDGCEMRGHFTRFHVGGNMAVHGGVLPLLFDHMFGMVSHASNRPISRTAFLHVDYRKITPIDAPLVVRGRVDRTEGRKAFVSAELADASENPGALLAEANGLMVQLLPGQP from the coding sequence GTGACGGATGCCGCCCGGGATCCCAAGGAGCTCGACCCGGAGTACGAACACCACGGCGGCTTTCCCGAATACGGGGTGGCCAACCCCGGACCCGGATTCGGGCGATTCGTCGCGGCCATGCGCCGGCTGCAGGACCTCGCGGTGTCGGCCGACCCCCCCGACGAGGTGTGGGACGACGCGGCCGATCGCGTCGTCGCGCTGACCGAGCTGCTGGGGCCCTTCCAGGCTCTGGAGGGCCAGGCGCCGTCCGGGCGCGCGCCCGGCCTGCCCGGCATGGGCAGCCTGCTGCTGCCGCCGTGGACGCTGACGCGCTACCAGCCCGACGGCTGCGAAATGCGGGGTCATTTCACGCGGTTTCACGTCGGCGGCAACATGGCGGTGCACGGCGGCGTGCTGCCGCTGCTGTTCGACCACATGTTCGGGATGGTCTCGCACGCGTCCAACCGGCCCATCAGCCGCACGGCGTTCCTGCACGTCGATTACCGCAAGATCACCCCGATCGACGCGCCGTTGGTGGTGCGCGGCCGGGTCGACCGCACCGAGGGCCGCAAGGCGTTCGTGTCCGCGGAGTTGGCCGACGCCTCGGAAAATCCAGGCGCGCTGCTGGCCGAAGCCAACGGCCTGATGGTGCAGTTGCTGCCGGGCCAGCCGTGA
- the purT gene encoding formate-dependent phosphoribosylglycinamide formyltransferase: MTDGVTEGQHEPLRPRIVLLGSDELSRELAIALRHLGAEVIAVDDHPDAPAHAAADQSVVIPMTDAGELSALIKRLQPDFVVTASEAVALDALDALVAGFDNDLTELVPGARSVRLTADREGLRRLAADELGLPTAPFWFAGSLDDLKAVAAHAGSQLLVEPVRGPVGQRRSVIRGPGDIEAAWQRAVGSVSAPEQQRVLAETVVDVEFYVTLLAIRSDGPNGPVIEFCSPIGHGGAQADAVESWQPQQLSPAATDAAKSIAARIVKALGGRGVFSVELMINGDEVYFASVSTRLPPTAWVTLRSQRLSVFELQARAILGLPVDTLMISPAAARSIRRAPDAGRAPAAAALSADALAAALGVPETDLRVFGRGSARLLGVALAMGPDVAGARARARDAAAVLSGVSATGSQRPS, from the coding sequence GTGACCGATGGCGTGACCGAAGGACAGCACGAGCCCCTACGACCCCGAATTGTGCTGCTCGGATCCGACGAACTCAGCCGGGAGCTGGCGATCGCCCTGCGCCATCTCGGCGCCGAGGTGATCGCCGTCGACGATCACCCGGATGCGCCCGCGCACGCGGCGGCCGACCAGTCGGTGGTGATCCCGATGACCGACGCCGGCGAGTTGTCGGCGTTGATCAAACGGCTGCAGCCCGACTTCGTGGTGACCGCCTCGGAAGCGGTCGCCCTCGACGCCCTGGATGCGTTGGTGGCCGGCTTCGACAACGACCTCACGGAGCTGGTACCCGGTGCCCGGTCCGTCCGGCTCACCGCGGACCGGGAAGGTCTGCGCCGGCTGGCCGCCGACGAGCTGGGCCTGCCCACCGCACCGTTCTGGTTCGCCGGATCGCTGGACGATCTCAAGGCGGTGGCCGCCCACGCCGGATCTCAGCTGTTGGTCGAGCCGGTCAGGGGCCCGGTCGGCCAGCGGCGTTCGGTGATCCGGGGGCCGGGCGATATCGAGGCTGCCTGGCAGCGGGCCGTGGGATCGGTGAGCGCGCCGGAGCAGCAGCGGGTGCTGGCCGAGACGGTGGTCGACGTCGAGTTTTACGTCACCCTGCTCGCAATACGCAGCGACGGCCCCAACGGTCCGGTGATCGAATTCTGCTCGCCCATCGGCCACGGCGGCGCCCAGGCCGACGCGGTTGAATCCTGGCAACCGCAGCAGCTGAGCCCGGCTGCGACCGACGCCGCCAAGTCGATCGCCGCGCGCATCGTCAAGGCGCTGGGCGGCCGCGGCGTGTTCAGCGTCGAACTGATGATCAACGGAGACGAGGTGTACTTCGCCAGCGTCAGCACCAGGCTGCCCCCGACCGCCTGGGTCACTCTGCGCAGCCAGCGGCTTTCGGTGTTCGAGCTGCAGGCGCGGGCGATTCTCGGCCTGCCGGTGGACACGCTGATGATCTCGCCGGCCGCCGCGCGGTCGATACGGCGCGCACCGGATGCGGGCCGCGCGCCGGCGGCCGCCGCGCTGAGCGCCGACGCGCTTGCCGCCGCGCTGGGTGTCCCGGAAACGGACCTTCGCGTGTTCGGGCGGGGCTCGGCGCGGCTGCTGGGTGTGGCGCTGGCGATGGGGCCGGACGTGGCTGGCGCCCGCGCCCGCGCCCGCGACGCGGCCGCCGTCCTGTCCGGCGTGTCGGCTACGGGTTCGCAGCGGCCCAGCTGA
- a CDS encoding rhodanese-like domain-containing protein produces MSYAGDITPLEAWKLLSDNPDAVLVDVRTDAEWRFVGVPDLSSLGRDVVYIEWNTSDGRRNEHFLTELQEQVPSAEGERPVVFLCRSGNRSIGAAEAATAAGIVPSYNVLDGFEGNLDAHGHRGETGWRAVGLPWKQG; encoded by the coding sequence ATGAGCTACGCAGGAGACATCACGCCGCTGGAAGCCTGGAAGCTGCTGAGCGACAACCCTGACGCGGTACTGGTCGATGTGCGCACCGACGCGGAATGGCGGTTCGTCGGGGTGCCGGACTTGTCGAGCCTGGGCCGCGACGTGGTCTACATCGAGTGGAACACGTCCGACGGGCGCCGCAACGAGCACTTCCTCACCGAACTGCAGGAGCAGGTGCCGTCGGCCGAGGGCGAGCGCCCAGTGGTCTTCCTGTGTCGCTCGGGCAACCGCTCCATCGGCGCCGCCGAGGCCGCCACCGCGGCCGGTATCGTCCCGTCCTACAACGTGCTGGACGGCTTCGAGGGAAATCTCGACGCGCACGGTCACCGTGGCGAAACCGGTTGGCGAGCAGTCGGATTGCCCTGGAAACAGGGCTGA